The DNA segment ctaaaaaataaaataaggattACATAAGTGCCTCCAATACTACTTTAGGAGTCCGTGGGACATCAGTTGGTCTCGCCGCGGGCTATCTTGGAGGCGATATAGGTCatccattatctggcggacaaaaaCCATCACTGCAatgaagaacatggacctggtaATGTCCTCGCATTCATTACACTTCATCACAATATAGTCAGCAATTTTTCTAATCCTCTCCCTGATGACGCCCTTCTCTTGGAGCAGACGTCTAATTTATTGAGATCTGGCCTGCAAAACTTGTGTGGCCATATGATTTTGCTCTTGCAATTGTTGCAGGTCCTCTTCTAGTTGTGACATCAATGCATAACAGTGCTCTCTTTCTACTTTGACGTTCTTTGCTTGCTTGGCCATTTCGTTCTCAAGGGTATTGAGCTTTTTCTTCAAACCCATGACTCATTTGTCGTACTTTTCCTTCAACTGCTGAACAAAACTTGCCCTCTCTTCCTCATTCCTGGACAACTTTGCTCAAGCTTTTGCTAGTTTGCCCTTAGTCTTTTCCAATTCGGCCCCATAATCGCACATTTTCTGCCTAAGACCATTTATAAGTTTTTCAACTGTTCTACTCCTTTTCGTGTTTTGAGAAGCTATCTTCATCCTCTGAATCTGGGCTTGGAGAGCTGCATTTTCTCTGGCCAACTTCTTCTTCTCACCTTCAGCCGCAGTGGCTTGCAATCCACTATCAAATTTAAGGTCTCTAATCTGCCTTTCCAACTTGCTTATCGTAGTCCTATAGCTTTTCTCCTTTGCTAACTAATTCCATTGTTCTTGTGCCCCATCTGTGAACTGTTGTACGTGGGGACTTTTGGCGGGATGTTCAGGCTTTTGATGGACTCGAATCCTTTTACCTTACCAAGCTGTGTAGCTAGGCTCTATCTCACCCTTGGACAAATCCCGTACTCGAGTATATGGCTCCAAAAACCTATATTGATGCCAAATCTGGCGAACCCTTTCTTCCAGGAATGCAGCTTTTGGACATAGTTCAATGACTTGTCGAgtcaaatcttcatcatgagggACAGTTTGGCACCTGCCCGTCTATCATAGGATCTTGTGTGGGGCATACAGCtgaatactccgaagacccattaaTAGAAGAAAACACACTCTGGCCGATATATAAATAACTTCGTTGACTGGGAGCCAACCGAATGTCCACTCAATTTGGCCTGCAGTCAAGGAACCTAAATGCGCAAACCATGCTTCTATACCTTCTAGAAACTCATGACCGTCTACCCGGTTTTCATGTTCATCAATGCAATTGAGACCAGTCATACCATAATTCATGTAACCCGGGCGATAACAAAGATGTTCTACTATCCAAAGTTGTAAAAGCATGTTGCAACCCTCAAAAAAATTTCCCCTGCTCGGAAAACAGTTAGAGCTTGATAAATTTCTGCTAGGATCATTGGTATAATAGTGCCATTAGCCTTTTTGATCATGAAGTCAGTCATCCCAACGAGCCCCAACTCTATATGTCCATCACTCCTCGGGCAAATTAGGgtgcctaagaatgccactacgAAGGCCAGTCCCCGACGTTCTTCCCATTTGCCTTTATTACCTTGATGACTTAAACCGGTAATCGAAGCCTCAAAACCATGGGGGTCCCCATAGCGGTAGTATAGGAAGTATAATGTGCAAAATCCTTCAGCCAAATTTCCATCTTTGACTTCCCGACTAATATTCATAAGAAACTTGTGAGGGGTTACAGCTCTTAGTGCCACTGGGTATCGGCTCCTAATATTCCCGTTAAAGCCAACATAGCCTGCTATCTCCTTGAGTGTAGGGGTTAACTTAAAATCAGTGAAATGGAACATATTGTGTGTTGGGTCCCAAAAACGGTATCaaagcttcaattatgtccaaccttgATTTAATCTTCAAGAGACCAATGAGCCCGCCTAAAGCTTTTATAGCAACACCTCTGCTGACTTCCCCcagatcatcccaccacatataGAGTCTTATCGAGATTTCCTTTACAACTTtgaaaggttcattttcaatagtgctcatcctgcacatttatttaaagtgATCGCTTAAAAAAACCCATGATTTATTTTGACCCAAAaggaaaatttttattttttgaaaaattgaaGCTCAAATAACTTGCTAAAAACAAAACACCTTTGCAAGAATTTGAAAATAGACCATatgtggctattcttgcaaaacaGCCATCCGATGCCCTGTCGGGACATTTCTGGCTATCtagacaaaaacagcatcacctaacTTTAATTATGACAAAAATGacaacatttcatatttttgggttatttttgcaaaaatggggttggacctaatgagggttgcctacgtatcccacatccggtgagaatcaaagcCGTGTAGTTTGATCAGTTTTGACGCAACAGAAAAATATAAGTACTTTGAATtatcttttcatgtttttttttcaaaaattttcggcagagttttgggatattttggaTACCAGGTTTTTTAAAGGCGAATAATTTCCTCTCTCCTACCTCAATTTGATTTTCCtcgatttttctttcttattctagaagacggtcaacatgcaatccgaatcaaataagtgtacaagtagcacataaaatgcatcaggatggtcttttatctcgggtgcacctgtcctagacggacccaacccctgtattgagtccccaaagtcaaatgcacgtgatgcaaacaatcattcctactagggatccggcatgaggctatgttattctaagtttaaaacctgggtatattTGTTTTAGACCTGGTTTACTCGAGCCGGGGGGAGGGGAAAGGGTGGgtgggcaacgtaccgggaataAAGAAGTTTCACCGGCAtcgcaacttgtccgaacctcgttctaagattgggatatgactctaacagaaaagaagtcacacgaagtgcacatttcccagatgatttagaagactcagagagaagaaggtttcgtaacaattcatatacagtccaaacaatatcaaagcggtaaaaagcgacatttagcacattaggctcaaatatataaaaatcaaataataaatagaGCTAACTATAACAgatattctaagctcaaattctttaaccctgaaccggaagttctgggtttttgtccccagtagagtcgcaatagttgtcacacctccttttctaccccgaaagggttataggggagttttttcaattaaagtgacaattatcgaaatgagattatttatctaagttcagagtcgccacttgagataatttcgcgtgtcccaagttaccggtttaaaattccgaatcgaagaaagttgactcttatttatggtctgcgaacatagaaatctgggtaagaaattctgttaacccgagaaaAGGTGCTAGGCATTTCCGGGTTTCGTAATATTAGCaaggtcgctcaactattaataattggcctaattatctgattaattacacattttaaacctacatgcattttaactttctaaccgcttttagCGTTTATGGAATTATTCACGAtcgtcgtacacttgtttgttttgaaAAATACCTCGTAAaccatgctacatgaaatgcacccgcggttcgcgatatgtttattttattaatattattagaagttatggtcgggtcatatgaaatgcacacccgaattgggaTTATGTATTATGACTATGCAACGgtaaccgtacccatagtcacgatgatttattaattaatcgcgcctaaaacaAGCTACTGAGTGTTTGTAAGTTGTTTAATCTTAAATTTGAGGTCATGGTGAAAATTAGCAGATTATGGAATTTATGGGAAGTGTAGTACTAGAATTATTGGTTTGACAGGTTGAATAGGATGAATTATATAGAAGTCCAAGAGGTATCAAGGGAACTAAATGGATCTATGTTAGCTAATAAAGACGTTGTATTGATCTTGGTGATTCTGTTTTGATTACTTGAAATTAATACTATACAACTAGGACCTTTCATTACCTAATCCATTAACCACCCAAAAGACCTCAAACCGACTTGAAAATTACCACTAGATAGTCAGCTTCAAACAAACACCAAACAGTAAGCTCACATTTAAGGAATGAGCAGGGAATACTAATCATGCTTAAAAGTAGACTCcaagttcaaatgattaaaatGATATGAGCGAAAACTTCAATGAAATTGCGACAAAGAATTCTAGTAAGACTAAGGAAGTTTTAAGTCATAAGACAACTAGCACAGTTAGTCAACTTATTAATCCCATATGCTAAAATCTAAAGGTACATGGTAAATATCACATTCAAGGCCTTTTAATCTTTTATTTGGGAACATGGTTTTAGCTATAAGATGAACTAAGAATCATATTTAACTCAAATAAATTAGGACATACTTCAGATACTTTCAATTTAAAACATTGATCCTTCAGTACACCAACTCAACAGCAGAAGCTCTCAAAATACCCAAAAGATGCGACTAAAAGGATGAATGTGAACCTCACTTCATAATCATTTTTATCCTTTAATTGTGAAGAAAACACTTTTCTAATGTTAAAAGAAAGAACTAAAAATAACAGTTACAAGCCAGCTTGTTCAAATAAGAGTTATTAAAAGGGAACCAAATGCTTAGGAGCAGATTCACAAAGAGAACTAAATCAAAAGAAATCAGAACGTGAACAACACTGAACTAGGACAGGTTCAAATAAGAGCTAATAACGACATCCATCACCCTGGACTTTGAACAGCACCACAGAAAGCTAAACTATTTTGAGTACTCAAACATGAGGACCCTTGTGTGACCATATGATTTTGCTCTTGCAATTGTTGCAGGTCCTCTTCTAGTTGCGACATCAATGCATAACAATGCTCTCTTTCTGCTTTGAAGTTCTTTGCTTGCTTGTCCATTTCTTTCTCATGGGTATTGAGCTTTATCTTTAAACCCATGACTCTTTTGTCGTACTTTTCCTTCAACTGCTGAACGAAACTTGCCCGCTCTTCCGTATTCTTGGCCAACTTTGCTCGGGCTTTTGCTAGTTCGCCCTCGGTCTTTTCCAAATCGGCCCCATAATCGCACACTTTCTTCCTAAGACCGTTTATAAGTTTTTCATCTGTTCTGCTCCTTTCCAGGTTTTGAGCTGCTATCTTCATCCTCTGAATCTGGGCTCGGAGGGCTTCGTTTTCTCGGGCCAACTTCTTCTTCTCACCTTCATCCGCAGTGGCTTGCAATTCACTGTCAAATTTAAGGTCTCTAATCTACCCTTCCAACTTGCTTATTGTAGCCCTATAGCTTttctcctttgctaaccaattccATTGTTCTTGTGCCCCATCTGACAACCTGTTGTATGTGGGGAAATTTTGGCGGGCCGTTTAGTCTCTTGATGGACTCGAACCCTTTAACCATACCAGGCTGTGCAACTAGGCTCTATCTCACCCTTGGACAAATCCCGTACTCGAGTATATGGCTCCAAAAACCTATATTAATGCCAAATCTGGCAAACCTTTTCTTCCGGGAATGTAGCTTTTGGACATAGTTCAATGACttgtcgactcaaatcttcatcatgagggACAGTTTGGTACCTGCCTAGC comes from the Nicotiana sylvestris chromosome 4, ASM39365v2, whole genome shotgun sequence genome and includes:
- the LOC138890534 gene encoding uncharacterized protein, whose amino-acid sequence is MDVAATASSISASSRKQTKRTPPAASVLFAVARAIATASALLQLLLSELQATADEGEKKKLARENEALRAQIQRMKIAAQNLERSRTDEKLINGLRKKVCDYGADLEKTEGELAKARAKLAKNTEERASFVQQLKEKYDKRVMGLKIKLNTHEKEMDKQAKNFKAEREHCYALMSQLEEDLQQLQEQNHMVTQGSSCLSTQNSLAFCGAVQSPG